A single Oncorhynchus nerka isolate Pitt River linkage group LG10, Oner_Uvic_2.0, whole genome shotgun sequence DNA region contains:
- the LOC135573627 gene encoding protein FAM53B-like isoform X1, which translates to MWGGVALVIIYTTLLEKKPGVDDVKSKVKETDLELIKAETMSLQGTALFSYGVMETGSRWGLGRGCCGALPHQRPSVESCCLENLWDVLPSEVLPRHYYPSSVRDAGLGPTSTTSIPGTITSLLQDLSLGETSAAAASSPSAAPPSKRQCRSVSCSEDLGGRSSAWRPQGSGVWTAVAKRRSHSGGSVQRGFATGGGTRSQQLGFPVMQRSFSFSLPARSNTLSLDLTGFTPCPSYFSGLAPPSYSSRSSEPPRSFLYLSHEQICLPEIQGVPASPLSSPDSTPEMKRRAGQGGLARSCSQPCVLSDKKTGMKRRRPADSHKQRPSLDLTKMTQKLRNFQSLSCPGITGDHSYQSTQVPPPLRTTDQCETDFTSAGDQGLDEPTASSKDGGVVTSVSGEEDLAISIEELDWLSSPVCDDVTEGAATGTRKDVYQLGGDLDIDQIERN; encoded by the exons ATGTGGGGCGGCGTTGCCTTGGTGATCATTTACACAACATTACTGGAAAAGAAGCCGGGTGTCGACGATGTAAAGTCCAAAGTCAAAGAGACCGATTTGGAGCTG ATCAAGGCAGAGACCATGAGCCTTCAGGGGACAGCACTCTTCTCTTATGGAGTCATGG AGACCGGCAGCAGGTGGGGTCTGGGCCGGGGGTGTTGTGGAGCCCTGCCTCACCAGAGACCCTCAGTGGAGTCCTGTTGCCTGGAGAACCTGTGGGATGTCCTGCCCTCCGAGGTTCTACCCCGCCACTACTACCCGAGCTCAGTCAGAGACGCGGGACTGGGTCCCACCAGCACCACCTCCATCCCGGGCACCATCACCAGCCTGCTACAGGACCTGAGCCTGGGTGAGACGTCAGCCGCCGCAGCCTCCTCACCCTCCGCCGCTCCACCCTCCAAACGCCAGTGCCGCTCCGTCTCCTGCTCAGAGGACCTGGGAGGCCGGTCGTCGGCCTGGAGGCCCCAGGGGTCCGGGGTGTGGACGGCTGTGGCGAAGAGGCGATCCCACAGCGGAGGAAGTGTCCAGAGAGGATTTGCAACAGGAGGAGGGACGCGCTCTCAGCAGCTAGGGTTCCCTGTCATGCAGCGTAGCTTCAGCTTCAGCCTGCCAGCTCGCTCCAACACCCTCTCCCTGGATCTCACTGGCTTCACCCCCTGCCCTTCCTACTTCAGTGGCTTAGCCCCTCCCTCTTACTCCTCCCGGTCCTCCGAGCCCCCCAggtccttcctctacctctctcatgAACAGATCTGCCTCCCAGAGATCCAGGGAGTGCCGGCGTCGCCCCTGAGCTCCCCAGACTCCACCCCAGAGATGAAGCGCCGTGCTGGGCAGGGGGGGCTGGCCCGGAGTTGCTCTCAGCCCTGCGTCCTCAGCGACAAGAAGACTGGTATGAAGCGGAGGAGACCAGCCGACTCTCACAAACAGAGGCCTTCTCTGGACCTGACCAAGATGACACAG AAACTTCGGAATTTCCAAAGCCTCAGCTGCCCTGGGATCACTGGGGACCACAGCTATCAATCAACCCAGGTCCCGCCCCCTCTGAGGACCACTGACCAATGTGAGACTGACTTCACCTCTGCAGGCGATCAGGGATTGGACGAGCCAACCGCCAGCTCCAAAGATGGCGGAGTTGTCACTAGTGTCTCTGGGGAAGAGGATCTAGCCATCTCCATCGAGGAGCTGGATTGGCTGAGCTCCCCGGTCTGCGACGACGTGACAGAAGGGGCAGCCACTGGCACCAGGAAGGATGTGTATCAGCTGGGAGGAGATCTGGACATCGATCAGATCGAGAGGAACTGA
- the LOC135573627 gene encoding protein FAM53B-like isoform X2: MSLQGTALFSYGVMETGSRWGLGRGCCGALPHQRPSVESCCLENLWDVLPSEVLPRHYYPSSVRDAGLGPTSTTSIPGTITSLLQDLSLGETSAAAASSPSAAPPSKRQCRSVSCSEDLGGRSSAWRPQGSGVWTAVAKRRSHSGGSVQRGFATGGGTRSQQLGFPVMQRSFSFSLPARSNTLSLDLTGFTPCPSYFSGLAPPSYSSRSSEPPRSFLYLSHEQICLPEIQGVPASPLSSPDSTPEMKRRAGQGGLARSCSQPCVLSDKKTGMKRRRPADSHKQRPSLDLTKMTQKLRNFQSLSCPGITGDHSYQSTQVPPPLRTTDQCETDFTSAGDQGLDEPTASSKDGGVVTSVSGEEDLAISIEELDWLSSPVCDDVTEGAATGTRKDVYQLGGDLDIDQIERN; this comes from the exons ATGAGCCTTCAGGGGACAGCACTCTTCTCTTATGGAGTCATGG AGACCGGCAGCAGGTGGGGTCTGGGCCGGGGGTGTTGTGGAGCCCTGCCTCACCAGAGACCCTCAGTGGAGTCCTGTTGCCTGGAGAACCTGTGGGATGTCCTGCCCTCCGAGGTTCTACCCCGCCACTACTACCCGAGCTCAGTCAGAGACGCGGGACTGGGTCCCACCAGCACCACCTCCATCCCGGGCACCATCACCAGCCTGCTACAGGACCTGAGCCTGGGTGAGACGTCAGCCGCCGCAGCCTCCTCACCCTCCGCCGCTCCACCCTCCAAACGCCAGTGCCGCTCCGTCTCCTGCTCAGAGGACCTGGGAGGCCGGTCGTCGGCCTGGAGGCCCCAGGGGTCCGGGGTGTGGACGGCTGTGGCGAAGAGGCGATCCCACAGCGGAGGAAGTGTCCAGAGAGGATTTGCAACAGGAGGAGGGACGCGCTCTCAGCAGCTAGGGTTCCCTGTCATGCAGCGTAGCTTCAGCTTCAGCCTGCCAGCTCGCTCCAACACCCTCTCCCTGGATCTCACTGGCTTCACCCCCTGCCCTTCCTACTTCAGTGGCTTAGCCCCTCCCTCTTACTCCTCCCGGTCCTCCGAGCCCCCCAggtccttcctctacctctctcatgAACAGATCTGCCTCCCAGAGATCCAGGGAGTGCCGGCGTCGCCCCTGAGCTCCCCAGACTCCACCCCAGAGATGAAGCGCCGTGCTGGGCAGGGGGGGCTGGCCCGGAGTTGCTCTCAGCCCTGCGTCCTCAGCGACAAGAAGACTGGTATGAAGCGGAGGAGACCAGCCGACTCTCACAAACAGAGGCCTTCTCTGGACCTGACCAAGATGACACAG AAACTTCGGAATTTCCAAAGCCTCAGCTGCCCTGGGATCACTGGGGACCACAGCTATCAATCAACCCAGGTCCCGCCCCCTCTGAGGACCACTGACCAATGTGAGACTGACTTCACCTCTGCAGGCGATCAGGGATTGGACGAGCCAACCGCCAGCTCCAAAGATGGCGGAGTTGTCACTAGTGTCTCTGGGGAAGAGGATCTAGCCATCTCCATCGAGGAGCTGGATTGGCTGAGCTCCCCGGTCTGCGACGACGTGACAGAAGGGGCAGCCACTGGCACCAGGAAGGATGTGTATCAGCTGGGAGGAGATCTGGACATCGATCAGATCGAGAGGAACTGA